Proteins from one Gossypium raimondii isolate GPD5lz chromosome 8, ASM2569854v1, whole genome shotgun sequence genomic window:
- the LOC105791943 gene encoding plant intracellular Ras-group-related LRR protein 5 — protein MKIKDPSPTLKINFSKTISFPRLKLKTTIAMAVMSKQDPSPAFVETVQEIMRLYRSLPPRPSIEDVAAAKSVLKTVENEEKIKLEEISMERPPEDVPEELFSVLQQVRKTMVLFQSHQQKKEALYLVEADKMFETFDGLIQRASLLVSGDTQDEKVTTFREQVRKFDREAVISDDSLVKRKEDGDLDKDDVKGLVRSSSSKASFFSGENSSEKLNLIKTAALIENTAKTGGIVLDLRGKLMDQIEWLPVSIGKLKDVSELDLSENRIMALPPSIGGLQALTKLDLHSNQLINLPDSVGELVNLTELDLRANRLKSLPATFGNLINLMNLDLSSNEFTHLPETIGNLTSLRRLIVETNELEELPYTIGNCSLLSELRLDFNQIKALPEAVGKLERLEVLTAHYNRLKGLPTTMGNLSNLKELDVSFNEIEFIPENLCFAVSLRKLNVGKNFADLRALPRSIGNLEMLEELDISDNQIRVLPDSFRLLSKLRVFRADETPLEVPPREVIKLGAQAVVEFMADLVAKRDTKAAPPKKEKGFWFRICSICWPFRTANTDDNM, from the exons ATGAAGATCAAAGACCCTTCGCCAACACTCAAGATAAACTTTTCTAAAACAATCTCTTTTCCTCGTCTAAAACTAAAAACCACCATAGCCATGGCGGTGATGTCAAAGCAAGATCCATCACCAGCTTTTGTAGAAACGGTACAAGAAATCATGAGACTTTACAGATCACTTCCACCAAGGCCTTCAATTGAAGACGTTGCAGCAGCCAAATCCGTTCTCAAAACTgtagaaaatgaagaaaaaatcaAGCTTGAGGAGATCTCAATGGAACGACCACCTGAAGATGTCCCTGAGGAACTCTTCTCCGTTCTGCAACAGGTGAGGAAGACCATGGTGTTGTTTCAAAGCCACCAACAAAAAAAAGAGGCCCTTTACTTGGTTGAAGCTGACAAGATGTTTGAGACGTTTGATGGGTTGATTCAAAGGGCTTCTTTGCTGGTTTCTGGGGATACCCAAGATGAAAAGGTGACTACTTTTAGGGAACAAGTAAGGAAATTTGATAGAGAAGCTGTTATCAGTGATGACAGTTTGGTGAAGAGAAAGGAAGATGGTGATTTGGATAAAGATGATGTAAAGGGTTTGGTTAGAAGTTCTTCTTCAAAGGCTTCTTTCTTTTCAG GTGAAAATAGCAGTGAAAAACTAAACCTAATAAAGACAGCAGCGCTTATAGAAAATACTGCTAAAACAGGAGGGATAGTTCTTGATCTTAGAGGCAAGTTGATGGACCAGATTGAGTGGCTCCCTGTATCAATTGGGAAATTAAAGGATGTGAGCGAATTGGACTTATCCGAAAACCGTATCATGGCACTACCACCCTCCATTGGTGGCCTTCAAGCCTTGACTAAGCTTGATCTTCACTCAAACCAACTTATAAACCTTCCTGATTCGGTTGGGGAACTTGTGAATCTAACAGAGCTTGATCTCCGTGCGAACAGGTTAAAGTCGCTGCCTGCTACTTTTGGGAACTTGATAAACCTCATGAATCTAGATTTGAGTTCAAATGAGTTCACCCATTTGCCTGAGACAATTGGAAATTTAACGTCTTTGAGGAGACTGATTGTTGAAACAAATGAGCTTGAAGAACTTCCATACACAATAGGAAATTGCTCCTTACTTTCGGAGCTAAGATTAGATTTTAATCAGATAAAGGCTCTTCCTGAGGCTGTTGGGAAGCTTGAACGCTTGGAGGTTCTCACTGCACACTATAACAGGCTCAAAGGGTTGCCGACAACAATGGGCAACCTCTCCAATCTAAAGGAGCTCGACGTAAGCTTCAACGAGATTGAGTTCATTCCTGAGAACCTCTGTTTTGCTGTAAGTCTCAGAAAATTGAATGTGGGGAAGAACTTTGCAGATTTAAGAGCCTTACCAAGATCAATTGGAAACCTTGAGATGCTTGAAGAGTTGGACATAAGTGACAACCAGATCAGAGTTTTACCCGATTCTTTCAGATTATTGTCGAAATTGAGAGTTTTCCGAGCTGATGAGACTCCCTTGGAAGTTCCACCAAGAGAAGTAATCAAATTGGGTGCTCAG GCTGTTGTTGAGTTCATGGCTGATCTTGTTGCCAAGAGGGATACCAAGGCAGCACCACCAAAGAAGGAGAAGGGTTTTTGGTTCAGGATTTGCTCGATTTGTTGGCCGTTCCGGACCGCAAATACGGACGACAACATGTAA